One Antedon mediterranea chromosome 1, ecAntMedi1.1, whole genome shotgun sequence genomic window, CAATTCCAAAAATGGAAGAAATGGTTGCTTTTATTGGTGAACCCATCATGAAAGAGGTACTTACCTCCGAAAAAGATGGAAAGGCCATGTCATTTGATACTGCAACTGGAGATAAATTACCAAATGGTAAATGCGATGGTGCAGAAAATGGCACCTCTTTAAATGGCTCCTTAAATGAACATAAAAGTGACAATGACAAAAACGTTTTAAAGAATACTGATGTAATTGATGGTATTTACGAAAATGGTGAGGATTCTAAAAATGAATCTGAACAAGCCATAAAACCTGTAGTCAATGAGAAAAAGGaaataattaatgaaaacaaacagTTGGAAGAGAAAAATCTGGAAGTAAATGAATCAACAAAAACTAACAATAGAAAAAGAAAAGCAGCGAATCAACCTTCTGAAGTACCAACTAATGAAAAAcctaaagaaaaaacaaaaaggaCTAAACAAAGGAGTGGTGCTAAGGCTAGTGCAACAGAAAATAGTCCCACTGATCCAAAACCAAAAAGTAGGAGGAGTAGAAATAAAAGTGGAAAGTCAAAGGACAATTctaaaaatggaaataaatCATTTGAAAATGGTGTCGGTTTAGAAGAAGACGACAACCATACCTTTTCGGATGAAGATGATATTGATCTCCATCATTCTGTTAATCGACCAATTAAAACCTATTCCAAGAAAAATTATTCCAAAGATAAAGATGAGATGGACCATTCAAAAGACTCTAAGAgtgatttcgatgaaattaTGAAAACAGTCCAAACAAAGGATATTGTCCAAAAAAGGGATGTGTCCAAAACTGAGGATAGTTTCGAAACAAAAGATAGTCCCCGGAACAAGGATGTTGCCCAAACAACAAATATTTCCCCAAAAATGGATGTTTCCCAAGCAATATCAAAAGATATTCACCAAACAATGAATGTTTCCCGAACAAGGGATGTTCACCAAACAATGAATGTTGTTAGTGAGATAGAAAAAACAAGGGACACAGTTAAAAACAGCGTAGAactaaatcaaaatgttgagaAAAATGTACAAAGTGAGTCTTTGAAAGTAAGTGATATTAGATGTAAAGAGGTAGAGGTTGTTGTAAAAAAAGTTGATACAAATGTTGACAGAattgatgaaaaaaaatatccatCCATTATGGAATGTTTGAAGACGCCTACAGAAACTCTGGAAATAAAAAATCCAATGTTAGCGCCGTCATTAAAACGGCAAATAGCAGATGGGGATAGTCACGATACTTGCGAAAGTGATCAAACAACGCCCTCATTTCGTAAACGCGGACGACCGTTTGGaagcaaaaataaacaaaagcggCTTACAAAGAAAGAAAAAGCGTTGCTTGAAAGTGAAGGGTTAAATAAGGAAGCAATTGCAAAAAAGGTCAGTATAAAACCAACTTCATTGAACCAAAAGCTAGCAATGCCTTTACCTCAGACTGTCAGTCAAAAACCAGTTGGACCAGTGTTGCGTATGGTTGGTGCACCAGATAAACCTGTATCATCTCTTATTGTTAACCAACCAAATGCAGTTGATACAACACTAACAAAGAAAGCAAAACATGTTGATCTATCAAAAAGAATTCATAGGCCGACATCAGGTGCTGCCGTTGGTTCAACTTATTGCGATGCTGGACGGCCCTGGTTATGTGCACTTTGTGGAAAACCGGCTAATGTGAGTGGTTTGGGGGATCTGTATGGTCCTTATTACCCTGAAGGATTTAAACCACCAAAACGTTGCGCACAGGAGGAACAAAATAAATCTAATTCTGGAAAACAAACATCAAAAGCAAAGATTTCTAAAGTTAGTTCTAAAAGTTCAAATTCTAAAAACTCTCAAAGGAGAAAAAGTTCAACTGATAAAGACCCTGAAACAACACCGGAACAAACtagtaaaaataattcaaaatccAAAACTTTACCATTGTCAAAATTAAAAACATCCAAGTCTGTTAAACCGCCATCAAAGAACGCATCAACACCAAGTAGTTCAGGTAATAGAAGGACAAGTTCGACAGACACAGAAAGTTCAAGTATTCTGGATGAGATATGGGTTCATGAAGAGTGTGCTGTGTGGGCGCAAGGTGTTTACCTGGTTGGAGGGAATATTTATGGTCTACATGAGGCAGTGAAAGCAGCCTGTCAAATGGTATGTTTATTATGTAGCCACAAAAAAAACCTAAATCTCTGCATGTCTGTCTGTGGGTTTATTCTTGCTATTTGTAGTAATTTCAGTGAAATTTATTTAGTTCAAAGCTTTAGCAAATCTCAAAACTTTACTTTAAGTACAtataatattgacatttaccatattattaatatattatgtataaaaagTTTGGTCATTTTTACAATGATTGTGCCATTCTAAACACTAATTGGATACCAAAAATTGCTAAATTCATTGCCAATGGTTAGaaattcttaaaatatttcacaATCCAAGAATCTTCAGTCCAAATTACATTTTTGCTAGAAGAAGTCACTTTTCCAAAAAACCTAAACAAATATTTGTACATATATATTCAATTggttttatttgtttctgttggagttggatagccgagtggttaggacacttgactgtcatacagatagacccgggttcaattcccgacaattCCCAGTCCACTCGGCTGTAAATGaatacctggttgaaaatactagggagaaaaaggcggcatggaaaggaactggccaccctaccacataatgccgaggcttagtacaatgagctcctaacagctcattcccctacgttcagagaacacgggactcacctttatGCATACATAAGCATAAAGGATGCATATTTTAAGATACACAGAACACAGATATTTATGCTAATGTGTACCCTTacaaatgttgataataaaaatgcaaattagatacaataattttgaaaaagtataaaatatttagaTATCAAGTTTGATAAAGCCTCAGTTTTAAACTTTAGTGCTTCCTCAACTATCTTGACATAAGcacaaatattgataaatgattTGTTCTTATTTTTAGTCCTGTTCTCACTGTAAGCAAATTGGTGCTACATTAGGGTGCTTCAGCAAAGCCTGTACTTGGACATCACATTTCATGTGTTCTGTAAATGCAGGTAAATATGGTAGTCAAGAGAATATCAATAAACCAATCCTTGTTATCTAACCTACATACTTttataaccatatttgtttaatttcaggTTGTCTTTTACGAGAAGAAAATTATTCAATGTTGTGTTCCAAACACAAGGTATGTAATGATAAttcttaagctctatctacactgtcaaactagtttgacaaaaaaagtgtgatgaactcaaatatggtagttatatgcacaaatacggtagtgatgtccatatatgggcacatcacataaagtttgatagtgtagacagagctttactactgtagtttatttcaagatttctactttttttttttcttcagtagAATATGTCTACCGTTCTTATTGCTTCTTGACAATTACTTGCATGGTACAATAAACATATCCACCACCCACATATCTTGTTCTTGTCCCCACCTGAGGGTGCAGCTCACAGGCAATACCACTGTCTTGGCAAAATATTTTGCTTTTGAAAATAGAAGAATAGTCCCACTGATCCAAAACCAAAAAGTAGGAGGAGTAGAAATAAAAGTGGAAAGTCAAAGGACAATTCTAATAATGGAAATAAATCATTTGAAAATGGTGTCGGTTTAGAAGAAGACGACAACCATACCTTTTCGGATCATCATCATTCTGTTAATCAACCAATTAAAACCTATTCcaagaaaaattatttcaaaGATAAAGATGAGATGGACCATATAAAAGACCCTAAGAGTGATATTGTCCAAAAAATGGGTGTTTCCAAAACTGAGGATAGTGGTTTAGTTTCCTCTTGAAGGGGATAAGGCCAATgccggtttatccaggtaaactAGCACTcttagactaccaacaccactatCAATTTGTGTAGTTCCTGTCCTGTTCTTACAGGAAAATGTGATCTTACcagaggtgtcccaaaggaatGGTTCCACTATAGTTACTATGCTTGAATAAAACTTATAGTGAATGTTGTTGCATTGCAGAATAAGATGGTGAAGATGAAGGATGACACTTAACAAGAATTCACACCACATAGAGGAAAACATCCTGACTTCTGGATATTGCCATCAAGAAGACAACAAATCATAGAAGAGGACTGCCTTTTTAGCTATTACCACTTTCATTATTTCATATGTTAAAACGACCATGTTTGGTAAAAATATCCATTGTAtgaaacaaaatgattgatTTGCAGAAAGATTGTAATAGTGAATAGTGGATTTCATGGAGATTTTAGACGTATGATGTACTCTGGGTTATTTCTAGAGGGCACAATGTATTCCAGAACAACATGATACTTTATATTGGGGAAAATAGTTGACTTGAGATAGGATAGGCTTTTGCCTTAGGTTATGCGTTCTTTCTTAGGTTTGCCTATACCCTGACATAAAACCCACACTTTTTTATACTGCCTATACATTGAATGGACCTGTATTTTAGAATGAACCCAAAGTTTATATGCTGACTCACAGAGATCATTTAAGTTGAGTGCATAATATTTCTATGTTTGAGTTCAACTAATATAATATCTCTTTGCTCGTACCTAGTATCTGCTTACCTGAAAACTGCGTTACTACCTGTATTGGTTTGTagtattttcaaacaaaaaagcAAATTTGGCTAAATGTTGATTGGTAGAAGCCCATGGTTAGGAAGGTATTGAATCTGGTTCAGAGTGATTAGATTTTTAGGATCAAACGCATTGTTCCCGATTTTGCATTGAATAAAAGCAACGATGTATTGGAAATCATTGAGGAATGCATTTGTTTCAATTTGGCACACACTGTATGGATGGTCTATTATGTCTGAGGGTCTGTGACATCTGTAAATGTTTGGTATCTTGGAAAATGTGGTGCAGCATCAGATCGGTATTGAGTGTTTCTGACTAGTCTGCTTAGGTATATGTTGGTTATCTGTGCATGTCCAGCAACACACTGACATTGTCGATCAATGTTTGATGTTTGTACAGGAATGTTTCAAAACGATATTTGTGATTGGAAAagacatttgaaaattaaaacattacTTTTAACACTATTGATTATCaatgctgtatctccacatatgacAATATATGTCTAGTGTCACAGGCAATTCCTATCACATGTGATTACTGTATCATGGAAGGGTTTTGACTTTGCATGTGCTTCACATGTGCTGCTGTATCAGATAAtctgcctatgatactggaaaCGTTTAGATACATACCGAGAATCGACTAAATGATTTACAATATCTCACTTTAGACAAATCAAAGTTTATGTTTACATCATCTATTTTTAGTCTCTTAGTAAATATTAGAGGTCATATATTTTGCTCActtatattattaatgtatgttttgttttaGAAAATCAATTCTATGTTGTACATATTGTTAGACAATGTTAAATTGGGAAATGTGTTAGTATAGCATGTGGGTATCTATTATCTTTGCATTAtatatgtacatttatttatttttacctttCATAACCACAGCAGTTTCTAAATCTAAATGGGGGACGTTTTTCACGTTTATTTATGCTTAAGAATCTATATTTGCGTGTTGCATTGTTTCTAAAAATAACCCAACATCTATTTTTGGAACTATAGATTTAAGTTTATACATTACTGTCTTCCAGTGTGACTATCTTAGTAGTATTATGTTTTTGGGTCAAAGTGAAGATATAAGAAgaacatacagtaattattttgatttttttttaacctaaTAACCACATTGAACATTTACACAATAAAGTCGATATTAGGAGCTCAATGATCTATTATGTATAGACTTATTGTGTATTTGGAGGAGTATCAAATATGTCTATCGAAATGTGTGTACAATACTATGCTAAGTTGTTAATGTTACTGCAATACTTACGAAGTTAACAATAGAAACGCATAATATGAACAGTTAGTTTTCGCATGGAGGAATATTTTCCCCAAATTCCTCCTCCATGGTTTTTGCCTACATTCTGGTCCATTGGCATGTTGtaaatgtaatgttattgtGGTTCAGAATAGTTAAATTGTTCAATTAGTATTGTATGGTTTTGtagatattatatttacttaaacacaatctttaaagctctgtctacactatcaaactttatgtgacaaaaatcgtgcctatatatggacatgatgatatcatatcactaccatatttgggaatatcaccaccatatttgatagtgtagacagagcttaagaaaataATGCATGATGCGTCGttgatatttattgaaaatgttttaaagacatttttatttgttgtgtATTTTACAAAGGGAAAGTGAAGCTTTTGTTAGTAtctctttttcataaaaaacataattagcaaGTTCCGTTATGTATAGTGTATGAAACCTAAGTTGGTACTTTTGCTGtttgtgtaaaataaaacaGGAAAATTACAGTTTCTGTAATAAGTAAgaattaataaaaaagaaattaattttgtgaaaCTTACTAAAAGTTTTTATCTGTGATCTattggtttgttttaattttcgAACTTATTTGTGCTCCTGCCTATATACATAACCGTTGTATTTATCAATCGTACTTTGTTACAGGTTCTACGCGCCTCGTTTATCAGCTGTAATGTGGCATTTATGcgcatttttttataaaaatacacTAATACAAAATGTCAATGTTTATGGTGTTTAATTAGTACCGTACACATTGTTATGTAAGCGTCTATTTGTAACACTTTTGATGAGGGGTTAATTTTTGAATTAATAATTGCAATATTGTTGCCACATTGTATTGTTTGGTacaccatagagatattataatatctctacgGGATACTACTTTATAATCACCTCTTCAAATACAATACATTCATTCAGAGTAAAGTCTCCTTTTCGACCATAAATTTATGATTAAACTCTCTTACATCGCAATCTATTAAAGTTCATAATCTCTTTCTACATTGAATAATATACGATATAGCGTTTGTCTTTACGCACACGATATTTTGTATTGGATACTGTAATGTATACTTATAGTGTTTCTAATCAATAGGAATCAATACACTGTCTGTATTCGTCTTACGGCCAAATGTGCTATAATGCGACGGAGGCGTTCCATAGTTTCTTGACGGGCTAATTATCATGTTGTATAGGATGTATTTTAATTAGACTCAGTTCAGCATTGGACAATTAAGCATGTGTTTTGTATAATTATGCTTAACGATGGAGACAATCTTCACGATACATACATGATGCCGGGTTTAAATGATTTTTGCTGTATGTCAACAGTCATCGTggattttataggcctatatattgtaGCATGAAAAAAGGTGAACGCacaaaattgttatattgttgGTTGACAAATGCATATAATAGTGAATCTAAGCTTCTGTTCATTTAGTCGAGTCTTTTAGTATCCAGAGgcatttatattgtattgtgtcGCAGATGATTTTCAAATGATAGTGCGGTGGTAAACACTTTGCTCTATAAACCCCCAAGTTAAATATTTACTGCTACGTCGATGTAAATATTCGGTTTTATCAGGTAGGCCTACcactgtattttaataatttaaaaatagattaaaaggATCACCACCTACTGCGTCGACACCATACAAGCGACTTTAGCTATTATATTTCAGAATAATTATGCAATCAAAAATGGGTTTCCATTCTAAATTGATAATTAACACAGTCTGACAAAATACGTGGTAAACCATAATGACGACGTTTTGTGAAATGCCTCAGTAGAATATGAATCTACTAATATGATCGTAATATTGATGTACCAGTCAATAACCTACGTAACAATCTAAACATCTTAATCAAACGTTTCGTTCGAATACCGTGTAGCTCATCATAACTACAATAATtgcccattttattttttaattcagaTATGAGTGGTTCGGCGTGACGCAGATATTAGTCTA contains:
- the LOC140061155 gene encoding uncharacterized protein, whose translation is MYSQGNQKFQFQPTAQQSTFETSNKVGLDNSQSMLSLLNEDEFSQQQQQQQQQVNCQPLSYYSNQISVNNYGSLPTQVQRNYMQYAQQSQAIGPSPYNTTNTNYQMQQGYQRSDSYQTAYANQHATSYYPNAQMTNPYQSYNNTQGYPIQGRSPASSPSMLPTVTAVGPKYPQIPQNSVSPVMGQGSTMYSPGNTPVNNRSQFQFPTSPVHHPTRPSPIQSPSAPKRSPAAMACPSPIQSHSPAPVASTNSASPLPVRSPQNNSPSFNKNRPHAKQKQEMVDLSSMSKMYQPPTRTVDSDKKHKYSSPKRGGPIPKMEEMVAFIGEPIMKEVLTSEKDGKAMSFDTATGDKLPNGKCDGAENGTSLNGSLNEHKSDNDKNVLKNTDVIDGIYENGEDSKNESEQAIKPVVNEKKEIINENKQLEEKNLEVNESTKTNNRKRKAANQPSEVPTNEKPKEKTKRTKQRSGAKASATENSPTDPKPKSRRSRNKSGKSKDNSKNGNKSFENGVGLEEDDNHTFSDEDDIDLHHSVNRPIKTYSKKNYSKDKDEMDHSKDSKSDFDEIMKTVQTKDIVQKRDVSKTEDSFETKDSPRNKDVAQTTNISPKMDVSQAISKDIHQTMNVSRTRDVHQTMNVVSEIEKTRDTVKNSVELNQNVEKNVQSESLKVSDIRCKEVEVVVKKVDTNVDRIDEKKYPSIMECLKTPTETLEIKNPMLAPSLKRQIADGDSHDTCESDQTTPSFRKRGRPFGSKNKQKRLTKKEKALLESEGLNKEAIAKKVSIKPTSLNQKLAMPLPQTVSQKPVGPVLRMVGAPDKPVSSLIVNQPNAVDTTLTKKAKHVDLSKRIHRPTSGAAVGSTYCDAGRPWLCALCGKPANVSGLGDLYGPYYPEGFKPPKRCAQEEQNKSNSGKQTSKAKISKVSSKSSNSKNSQRRKSSTDKDPETTPEQTSKNNSKSKTLPLSKLKTSKSVKPPSKNASTPSSSGNRRTSSTDTESSSILDEIWVHEECAVWAQGVYLVGGNIYGLHEAVKAACQMSCSHCKQIGATLGCFSKACTWTSHFMCSVNAGCLLREENYSMLCSKHKNKMVKMKDDT